One part of the Plasmodium yoelii strain 17X genome assembly, chromosome: 13 genome encodes these proteins:
- a CDS encoding PIR protein, with protein MLNIRVCGEFESMWKFFSDELKGSGEYDISLRVFNKYCPNNNCNNDINKINAGCLWLFNQFYGDVVNFSRYADDKIDIVVFIMIWLGYKLNQKLIKEFPNLKDFYSKHIQNAEEYNKTINGVKGYTSYIDLINKHDYVINISNENMSKLYDLFKNLCKMYNDSSKASNNSKKYIEYAEEFVKKYKDLNEDSNNVEGSSYNKILSTLSNEYTYFRNSYIKSNIRNILPELITEKTPQVPITLKESQIHEPSIEIPESRSETEVSDSQTGVSDSQPGESDSQTALFSSLTINKLIPIPFIFVATLILLGVAYKYSLFGFRKRFQKQHLREKLKK; from the exons ATGTTAAATATTAGAGTG TGTGGAGAGTTTGAAAGTATGTGGAAGTTTTTTTCTGATGAATTGAAGGGATCTGGAGAATATGATATTAGTTTGAGagtttttaataaatattgccctaataataattgtaataACGATATCAATAAGAttaatgctggatgtttatggTTATTTAATCAATTTTATGGGGATGTTGTAAATTTTTCGAGATATGCAGATGACAAAATTGATATTGTTGTatttattatgatatggttaggctataaattaaatcaaaaGTTAATTAAAGAATTTCCCAATTTAAAAGATTTTTATAGTAAGCATATACAAAATGCCGAGGAATATAATAAGACTATAAACGGTGTTAAGGGGTATACAAGTTATATTGATCTTATAAATAAACACGATTATGTGATAAATATTTCTAATGAAAATATGTCTAAACTTtatgatttatttaaaaatttgtgtaaaatgtataatgATAGTTCAAAGGCGAGCAATAATAGCAAAAAGTATATAGAATATGCTGaagaatttgttaaaaaatataaagatctTAATGAAGATTCTAATAATGTTGAAGGAAGTtcatataacaaaatattgtctacattatcaaatgaatatacttattttagaAATAGTTACATTAAGTCTAATATACGAAATATACTTCCAGAACTTATAACGGAAAAAACACCACAAGTTCCTATAACTCTTAAAGAATCACAAATACATGAACCGTCGATTGAAATACCAGAATCAAGATCTGAAACTGAAGTATCAGATTCTCAAACTGGTGTATCAGATTCTCAACCTGGTGAATCAGATTCTCAAACAGCACTATTTAGTTCATTGACAATAAACAAACTAATTCCAAttccatttatatttgttgcaacattaattttattaggaGTTgcatataag tattcgttatttggatttcggaaacgatttcaaaaacaacatttaagagaaaagctaaaaaaataa
- a CDS encoding PIR protein, translating to MLTSTVCKEFDSLREKIPDELDDLVNYMTTSGALKQHCPDKECKTYSNIINGGCLWLLDTFYDGKSVFFHYADGKIDIVVYIMMWLGYKLNHKLNTEFSNINEFYEKNMKTYHGYKKNIDYVDGYSTYKDLINKHNYVFNIPKENMSKFYDAFKSLCKLYTECDDSESNYNNYLEKTQEFVEKYEQLKKELDINKDESYRQLFSILSKDYDNFKNKCSYFPPLLTYSLISIALIFVAIPIFFGISYKYSLFGFRKRFQKQKLREKIKNIMKKMIH from the exons ATGTTAACTAGTACAGTG TGTAAAGAGTTTGATAGTTTGAGGGAGAAAATTCCCGATGAATTGGATGATCTTGTAAATTATATGACTACAAGTGGAGCTCTCAAGCAGCACTGCCCTGATAAAGAATGTAAAACTTATAGCAATATAATTAATGGTGGATGCTTATGGTTATTAGATACATTTTATGATGGTAAATCAGTTTTTTTCCATTATGCAGATGGCAAGATTGATAttgttgtatatattatgatgtGGTTAGGCTATAAATTAAATCATAAGTTAAACACTGAATTTtctaatataaatgaattttacgaaaaaaatatgaaaactTACCATGGGTATAAAAAGAATATAGATTATGTTGATGGTTATAGTACTTATAAAGATcttataaataaacataattatGTATTTAATATTCCTAAAGAAAATATGTCgaaattttatgatgcatttaaatcattatgtaaattGTATACTGAATGTGATGACAGCGAGTCAAAttacaataattatttagAAAAGACTCAAGAATTTgtagaaaaatatgaacaactTAAGAAAGAATTGGATATTAATAAAGACGAATCATATAGACAactattttctatattatcaaaggattatgataattttaaaaataaatgtagtTATTTTCCACCTCTTCTAACTTATTCACTAATTTCAATTGCacttatatttgttgcaataccaattttttttggaatttcttataag tattcattatttggatttcggaaacgatttcaaaaacaaaaattaagagaaaaaataaaaaatataatgaagaaaatgattcattaa
- a CDS encoding PIR protein, which yields MLTSKMCGEFETIWKFFSDDLNESGNYDFSTGMLKNYCPSKKCDSDIDKINAGCLWLFNKYYGSSYNFSSNADDKIDIVVFIMTWLGYKLNQKLNKEFPNLKDFYSKNMQNVDEYKKPIDDVSKYKSYIDLINKKENLIDIDTKLMSKLYDLFKNLCKMYNEVSKANKDKTKYSKYAEEFVNKYKDLNEDSNNVDGSSYKQILSTLSNEYKHFRNSYVKSNIRDIFPELITEKTPQVSASNPIEGKDVSLGETSVSRSETDMSDSQTDVSDSQTTLFSSLTINKLISIPFILVATLILLGIAYKYSLFGFRKRSQKQHLREKLKK from the exons ATGTTAACTAGTAAAATG TGTGGAGAGTTTGAAACTATATGGAAGTTTTTTTCCGATGATTTAAATGAATCTGGGAATTATGATTTTTCAACTGGAATGCTCAAGAATTACTGCCCTAGTAAAAAATGTGACAGTGATATCGATAAGAttaatgctggatgtttatggttatttaataaatattatggaagttcatataatttttcgaGTAATGCAGATGACAAAATTGATATTGTTGTATTTATTATGACATGGTTAGGCtataaattaaatcaaaagttaaataaagaatttcccaatttaaaagatttttatagtaaaaatatgcaaaatgtCGATGAGTATAAAAAGCCTATAGATGATGTTTCGAAATACAAATCTTATATTgatcttataaataaaaaagaaaatttgaTAGATATTGATACTAAGCTTATGTCTAAACTTtatgatttatttaaaaatttgtgCAAAATGTATAATGAAGTTTCAAAGGCGAACAAggataaaacaaaatattcaaaatatgcTGAAGAATTtgttaacaaatataaagaTCTTAATGAAGATTCTAATAATGTTGATGGAAGTtcatataaacaaatattgtctacattatcaaatgaaTATAAGCATTTTAGAAATAGTTACGTTAAGTCTAATATACGAGATATATTTCCAGAACTTATAACGGAAAAAACTCCACAAGTTTCTGCATCAAATCCTATAGAAGGAAAAGATGTCTCCTTGGGTGAAACGTCAGTATCAAGATCTGAAACTGATATGTCAGATTCTCAAACTGATGTATCAGATTCTCAAACAACACTATTTAGTTCATTGACAATAAACAAACTAATTTCAATTCCATTTATATTGGTTGcaacattaattttattaggaattgcatataag tattcgttatttggatttcggaaacgatctcaaaaacaacatttaagagaaaagctaaaaaaataa
- a CDS encoding PIR protein: MDKNLCKKFQDVRNSLPDYLHTNGSYKFSDAEFLNKYCYCNKCNSDYDILYAGFLYFFNEFFGNLNSFNNQNKNNDIVDYIIIWLSYMLNLGKNQDQNVIKNFYNNYINSSHKYNKGTNDVSDYESYKDIIEKKNDLLYMDSNNVSKFYEAFKLLCEMYTQFDDDNKNCKNYLGDNNDFLKKTQELKQDTSITGNNSYNQLLSTLSTDYNNLKDKCNDTLSSSSKETNQIPAKGSEEASVQISDFTSSSSSIVSKLIPVLLIFATIPIFLGIAYKYSLFGFRKQSQKQHLRKNLKK, from the exons ATGGATAAAAATTTg tgTAAAAAGTTCCAGGATGTAAGGAACTCGCTTCCTGATTATTTACACACTAATGGAAGCTATAAATTTAGCGATGCTGagtttttaaataaatattgttattgtAATAAATGTAATAGTGATTACGATATACTATATGCtggatttttatatttttttaatgaattcTTTGGGAATCTTAATTCGTTTAATaaccaaaataaaaacaacgatattgttgattacattattatatggttaagttatatgttaaacctgGGAAAAAATCAAGACCAGAACGTTATAaagaatttttataataattacatTAATAGCAGTCATAAGTATAACAAGGGAACAAATGATGTTAGTGATTATGAGAGTTATAAGGatattatagaaaaaaaaaatgatttattgTATATGGATAGTAATAAtgtatctaaattttatgaagcatttaaattattatgtgaaaTGTATACTCAATTTGATGATGACAATAAAAATTGCAAGAATTATTTGGgagataataatgattttttaaaaaaaactcAAGAACTTAAGCAAGATACTAGTATTACTGgaaataattcatataatcAACTATTGTCAACtttatcaactgattataataatttaaaagataaatGTAACGATACTTTATCCTCTTCATCGAAAGAAACAAATCAAATTCCTGCAAAAGGTTCTGAAGAAGCTTCTGTACAAATTTCGGATTTcacatcatcaagttcgtcgatagtaagcaaattaattccagttTTATTGATATTTGCTACAATACCAATTTTCTTGGGAATTGCTTATAAG tattcgttatttggatttcggaaacaatctcaaaaacaacatttaagaaaaaatttaaaaaaataa
- a CDS encoding PIR protein — protein sequence MDKDVCGTLIPLRNVIFNSDDGVSYQFTNDDDFKKHCDNENCVGDTDKINARCLHIFDAFFKDKSTFENDAKGNIYIVQYILIWLSYVLSLIESGENDSIGSFYKNYINEGNKYNNNIDYIAGYKSYKDLIDKNKYILSMDKSIIYKLYDAFSTLCDIYIEVDANESNSNCEKSSEKTNQFVETYKKIIIDHNIGENIRYFYVLINLLTDYDNLKTKCKKFPSTPDIKKIISEATSSSITSKLIPILSILVAIPIFLGIAYKYSLFGFRKRFQKQKLREKLKK from the exons ATGGATAAGGacgtg TGTGGAACGTTAATTCCTTTAAGGAACGTGATTTTCAATTCGGACGATGGTGTAAGCTATCAATTTACAAATGATGATGATTTCAAAAAGCACtgtgataatgaaaattgtGTTGGTGATaccgataaaattaatgctagatgtttacatatttttgatGCATTCTTTAAGGATAAGTCTACGTTTGAAAATGATGCAAAAGGAAACATCTATATTGTTCAATACattttgatatggttaagttatgtGTTAAGCCTGATCGAAAGTGGAGAAAACGACAGTATAGGCTCTTtttataaaaactatataaatgAAGGTAATAagtacaataataatatagattatATTGCTGGTTATAAGAgttataaggatcttatagataaaaataaatatattttaagtatGGATAAGagcattatatataaattatatgatgcatttagtACATTATGTGACATATATATTGAGGTTGATGCAAATGAAAGCAACTCAAATTGCGAGAAATCTTCTGAAAAAACTAATCAATTTGttgaaacatataaaaaaattatcatagaTCATAACATTGGTGAAAATATTCgctatttttatgtattgattaatttattaactgATTATgacaatttaaaaacaaaatgtaaaaaatttcCATCCACTccagatataaaaaaaataatttctgAAGCTACATCAAGTTCGATAACaagcaaattaattccaattttatcgatattagttgcaataccaattttcttgggaattgcttataag tattcgttatttggatttcggaaacgatttcaaaaacaaaaattaagagaaaagctaaaaaaataa